The following coding sequences lie in one Peromyscus maniculatus bairdii isolate BWxNUB_F1_BW_parent chromosome 3, HU_Pman_BW_mat_3.1, whole genome shotgun sequence genomic window:
- the Znf775 gene encoding zinc finger protein 775, giving the protein MESILVANGAGDGLAGIKQEKPEWPLQTVVSQAALPEKDKENIFQQQGVLPPCQTAGRPWALGSQEEIGGAWWVPPPEQDARLATRVPGTAPGPLSPALSAGGGHFVCVDCGKRFSWWSSLKIHQRTHTGEKPYLCSKCGKSFSQKPNLERHQRHHTGERPFCCPECTRRFSQKQHLLKHQKTHSRPATHACPECERCFRHQVGLRIHQRAHARDRLGARVSLQEMLRYAAARRRVCRLRPGSPRGRPEWVWLGLCQGWWGQHGVRTAAHGRLGPSEQRQFICNECGKSFTWWSSLNIHQRIHTGERPYACPECGRRFSQKPNLTRHLRNHTGERPHPCSHCGRSFRQKQHLLKHLRTHLPGAQSARCTSCGQNYPSRAALRAHQRVHATAELLRSRSAVQGGVPGSEPQAEMARSVALKPHGPQGVKEVLCGQGCETLAAPSEQRQFICNECGKSFSWWSALTIHQRIHTGERPYACPDCGRCFSQKPNLTRHRRNHTGERPYLCTACGRGFRQKQHLLKHQRVHRGAQAPHPRPEEEEEP; this is encoded by the exons ATGGAGAGCATCCTCGTTGCCAACGGCGCAG GAGATGGGCTGGCGGGGATCAAGCAGGAGAAGCCAGAGTGGCCGCTGCAGACTGTGGTGTCTCAGGCCGCGCTTCCAGAGAAGGACAAGGAAAACATATTTCAGCAGCAGGGCGTCCTCCCACCGTGCCAGACCGCGGGGCGGCCCTGGGCTCTGGGGTCACAGGAGGAGATTGGAGGTGCATGGTGGGTCCCACCTCCTGAGCAGGATGCACGGCTGGCTACTCGAGTTCCGGGAACAGCCCCAGGCCCACTGAGCCCGGCACTTTCTGCGGGTGGGGGTCACTTCGTGTGTGTGGATTGTGGGAAAAGGTTCAGCTGGTGGTCATCCCTGAAGATCCACCAGCGCACACACACGGGCGAGAAGCCTTACCTCTGCAGCAAGTGTGGCAAGAGCTTCAGCCAGAAGCCTAACCTGGAGCGCCATCAGCGCCACCACACTGGCGAGAGGCCCTTCTGCTGCCCAGAGTGCACAAGACGCTTCAGTCAGAAGCAACACCTGCTCAAGCACCAGAAGACTCACTCTCGACCCGCCACCCACGCGTGTCCAGAATGCGAGCGCTGCTTCCGGCACCAAGTGGGCCTCCGCATCCATCAGCGAGCGCATGCCCGGGACCGCCTGGGTGCCCGTGTCAGCTTGCAGGAGATGCTCCGGTATGCTGCTGCGCGCCGCCGGGTCTGCCGCCTGCGCCCTGGATCCCCACGCGGGCGCCCCGAGTGGGTCTGGCTGGGGCTCTGCCAGGGCTGGTGGGGCCAGCATGGGGTACGGACAGCAGCCCATGGCCGCTTAGGTCCCAGTGAGCAGCGCCAGTTCATCTGTAATGAGTGCGGTAAGAGCTTCACGTGGTGGTCATCCCTGAATATCCATCAGCGCATCCATACAGGCGAGCGGCCCTACGCATGCCCTGAATGCGGCCGCCGCTTCAGCCAGAAGCCCAACCTGACAAGGCACCTGCGCAACCACACGGGTGAGCGGCCGCACCCATGCTCGCACTGTGGCCGCAGCTTCCGCCAAAAGCAGCACCTGCTCAAGCACTTGCGCACACACCTGCCTGGTGCCCAGTCTGCAAGGTGCACCAGCTGTGGACAGAACTACCCCAGCCGTGCGGCACTGCGGGCCCACCAGCGGGTACATGCCACGGCAGAGCTGCTGCGTTCGCGGTCGGCAGTCCAGGGTGGTGTGCCTGGTTCAGAGCCACAAGCTGAGATGGCCCGGAGTGTGGCTCTGAAGCCCCACGGTCCTCAGGGTGTCAAGGAAGTGCTGTGTGGTCAGGGGTGCGAGACCCTGGCTGCACCCAGTGAGCAGCGCCAGTTCATCTGTAACGAGTGCGGCAAGAGCTTCTCATGGTGGTCAGCGCTCACCATCCACCAGCGCATCCACACTGGCGAGCGGCCCTATGCGTGCCCAGACTGCGGCCGCTGTTTCAGCCAAAAGCCCAACCTCACACGACACCGGCGCAACCACACCGGCGAGAGACCCTACCTGTGCACTGCCTGTGGCCGTGGGTTCCGTCAAAAGCAGCATCTGCTCAAGCACCAGCGTGTGCATCGTGGAGCTCAGGCACCACACCCCCgcccagaggaggaagaagagccgTAG